In Paludibacter propionicigenes WB4, the genomic window CAGCGAAGCTAATTGCAAATCAGCGTAGCTAATGCGGGCTTGCCTGCGGCAGGCAGGAGCAAAACTGCCAAATTGTACGTCAGCAAGCCAATGAACAAAAGCGTGTGTTAGGCGTACGGTTTTTTATTTCAATTTTAAAATTTGTTTGTCAATCAATTTTTTCCAAGCAAAAGATCCAACAATTGACAGCAAAGCTATTGCAGAACCAATTTCTCTTAAAATTACATTTTCAATTTTAAGTCCTGAAAATTGTAAGATAAGAACAAGTAAATAATAGCCAAGCCCCAAAATCAAGAATATCCAAAATAATCGATCTATTTCATTTTTTTTGTTAGATTTATACCAGTTTATATATCTATCATTCGTTGGATTCTTCTTCAGTATTTTCGTAAATTCCTTATTTGATTCTTTGTATTTCTTTAGTCTTGCTAAGCAAACACCTTTTAAGAATGTAACACTTTCCAAGAACTGGTTATATCGTTTAGATTGTCCTTTAAGTTTCTCTATATCTTCTTCTATTTCATTCAATACGGTCAGTGCTTTGCTGTAATTTCCAGTTTGATTCAAAGGGTCGGCATAATGGTACATTTTAATCGGAATTACAAACTCAATATCTTCTTTATGTCCGTTTTTCAAGAGATTATTAAAGAATTCTATATTCTCCTCATATTTCTCAATATATTGAATGTTTTCGTATTTCGAGTCGAAAAAATTCTGCATTTTAGTCTTTGAGTTCATATTTGTGTTTTCTATTATTTTAGAGTCGAAAAACGAAAAGCTAGTCGATAGTTTTTCAGCCAACAAGTTTGTATTTTTTTTAAAACTTGCCCCATAACGACCTAGCCTATAGGCATCCTGCAGTTTACTCCCGTTGGTCGTGCCCGTTGATTTCGGGCTTGCTTGCGGCAGGCAATAGCAAACCTGCCAAATGCACGTCAGCCAGCCAATGAACATAGGCGTGTGTTAGGGGCAGTATTTTGTTTTATTTTAGTTCTTTGTCCAACCAATCATTTGCAGTGTCGATTATAATCTTTTTCAATTTCTCTTTTCTGAAAATGTAATAGTAGTCCATTTCTCCAGTTTCATCTTCTCCAATATTTATAGTGTCGTACTTTGCCAAATAATCAATATCTTGTTTGTCGAATAGCATATTTAGAAACTGTTTCTTGGGAAAACCTATTTTAATATGGTTCTTAATTTCAATGCTGTCATCAACTATTTTTGCACATGCAATTTCTAAAGAATTTGCATGTTTGTAAAAGAAAGTCTTGATAAAAGAACCTTTATAAAAGTATTTTGTCACTTTAAAAGTCTCTCCAAAAGATTTATAAGTTTCTCCTCTAAATTCAAAATATGGATACTTTGAAAGTAACGAGTCTTTTTCAATAGAACCAAAGATATTTGAGAATTTTTCTCCTGCACAACAAATACTAAGTGTCTTTGAATTGTTGTCATAAAGCATACTAAATTTATATTCTGACCTATTTGCAATCTCTTTCAGTTTCTTACTAGAAAATCCGAAGTCGTGGGAAACTTTAGAAGTCGTGTCGATTACTGCCGATTTTGTTTTTAAGAGTTTAACTATAGTCGTTGTATCAAAATTTCGTCTTACTTCATTTCCTTTTTGTCTTTCAGTGCAACTCAAAAGAGTAAAAAGAAAGAATAACACTAATGAAATGTCTCTGATTTTCATGTCTTTTCTTTTTTTTCTAATATTGCCCCTAACGAACGAGGCTATGGGCATTGGCGGTTTGCGTGAGCATTCGCTGCCGTGGAACGACAAAGTGAATCGAAGATCAGCGAAGCTAATTGCAAATCAGCGTAGCTAATGCGGGCTTGCCTGCCGCAGGCAGGAGCAAAACCCGCAAAGTGCACGTCAGCCAGCCGGTGACCATAGGCGTGTGTTAGCACCAGTTTTTATTTTTTTATTACGGCTCTCAGACTTATTAGTTTTTCTTTCCCTTTTTCAGTCAAAACCCCCATTTTTACTGTTTTGGTTCCTTCATCATTTGTAACTTCAGTGTCGTAATATTTTATCAAATCTAGTAGCTGAAATTGAATTTTCAATGTATCATAAAAGACATTCGAAACTTTTAAAGAAATATGGTCGTCAAATTCAGTCCCAATATTTTCGTTTAAATATATCTCCTTTAAGAATGTAGAAACATGTGATTTAATAGCTGTTTCTCTTTGTGGTTCAATCAATTTTGGAAACATATAATATGCAACTTTATTCCAAGTTAAAATTAGCGATTTTCTTTCTATTTTACGTTTTCCCCATGGTCCGAACTCTACGTCTACAAAAATTTCTATAGATTCATTATCACCAGCTAAGTTTTCAATTTTAGTTTGATTAAATGTAGATTTCTCATTTAGCTGCTTTTCTAAAATTTCAATTCGCTTGTATAATTGAACTACTTCTTTTTCTGAAGTTTCACTATAGGAATCCGCTCGAACCCATCCAATTCTTGGATAATTCTTTTTAGCTTGACTAATACTTCTGCTAACAACTGCACCTAAACCTTGCGGGTTATTCCAATATTTACAGAGTTTTTTCTTTACGTTTTCTTTGAAAGCCTCTAACTTAGCAATTTTCTTTTTGTCTTTTTCTGTTTTTGAACTTGGCAATGAATCAATGTCATCATGTATAAATGAAATAATAGGTATACCTTTACTCAAAGCATACTCATATTCTTTCTGTGTATAGCTAATTCCTTTTTCGTCTTCAGAACCGTACTTTCCAGCTATGATTACAACATAATAATCAGATTCGTCAATCAGTTTTTTTATAAAATCCCATTGAGTCTCATCGGCAGCAGGAAAATACTCCATACCAACAGGAATACAATCAAGTTCCAATAGTGCTTGAATAACTTCAATACGTTCTTCAACAAGGTCTTGATATGTTGAACTCACAAATACTTGATATCTTTTTTCCATTAGTTTTTCTTTTTTTTTAAATTGGTGCTAACGACCGAGGCTATGGGCATTGGCGGTTTGCGTGAGCATTAGCTTCGCTGATTTTCAATTCGCTGTCGCGAAACGACAAAGTTAATGCGGGAGCAAAGCTGCCGGAATGCACGTCAGCCAGCCAATGAACATAGGCGTGTGTTATGCGGTCGTAGTTTTGTTGTTTTCAGTCGTTTAAATGTCCGCCGATAAAATGTAAATTCTATCGCAAACAGTTATTCTCGTTGTCTAAATGCGCTTTCAGCAAGATAATGAGCAAAGTCTGTCGAACATTTTATTTTTCTCCTAATGCTTGTTTACTCAAATCACCTAATATCTCTCCGCTGGTCGGAATATGATAACTACTAAATTTAAAATCTTCGTTTACTAATTCGTTGTATTTGTGAATTGTAGTACAATAATAGTAAGTTTCCGTTTTTTTGTCATAGGCTCTAGAAACATGACTGTTAATTAACGTGTCTAATGCAAAGTAAGCGAGACTTAAAGCTGGTAACGAAGTTCCTTTTTTTCGAAATATTTTCTGTGAAATTTTCAAAAAAGACGAAAAATTAATCAGGATAAACGGCCAACTAAAAATCGTTGCAATTATGCTAAACACAAGCCCCGTCAAATCAAAATAGATTTCGGATATGATTACGATAATTACACTTGTAATAGGTAACATAAAAATTAAAATCTTAAGAAAACTGTCAGAAAAGTTCCAAAATACTTTCAATCTTCTTTCTCCGTTGAGTTTAATGCAAAATATAATACTTTCGATTGCTTCAACATACACTCTTTTGTCTTCAGCTGGATCTTTCTCAAACTTCACTAATAAGTTTTTAAAGTTTGAAAATCTTTTCCCAAATAACTTTTCAAGTTTTTCAATATAGTCGATAATTTCATTTGCTTCATTTGCATTATATTCTCCTGGAAAATGATATAGTTCGTTCTTCTCTGATAATTTAAGCCTTTTCAAATACCCAATATAGATAAAA contains:
- a CDS encoding DUF4062 domain-containing protein → MEKRYQVFVSSTYQDLVEERIEVIQALLELDCIPVGMEYFPAADETQWDFIKKLIDESDYYVVIIAGKYGSEDEKGISYTQKEYEYALSKGIPIISFIHDDIDSLPSSKTEKDKKKIAKLEAFKENVKKKLCKYWNNPQGLGAVVSRSISQAKKNYPRIGWVRADSYSETSEKEVVQLYKRIEILEKQLNEKSTFNQTKIENLAGDNESIEIFVDVEFGPWGKRKIERKSLILTWNKVAYYMFPKLIEPQRETAIKSHVSTFLKEIYLNENIGTEFDDHISLKVSNVFYDTLKIQFQLLDLIKYYDTEVTNDEGTKTVKMGVLTEKGKEKLISLRAVIKK